A section of the Bryobacteraceae bacterium genome encodes:
- a CDS encoding protein TolR, producing MARKKPAIQAISDINVTPMVDVMLVLLIIFMVVTPMLSKGVSVDLAKTMNPIPMNDADKEDAVVVAITRDGKVFLGSKQINPADLAPKVKDLLANRLDKTCYIKSDARARYERVVEVVDNLRAAGVDSIGLLTELDAKAKARMEAAAAAGAATPSQ from the coding sequence ATGGCAAGAAAGAAACCAGCGATCCAGGCGATATCGGATATCAACGTGACCCCGATGGTGGACGTGATGCTGGTGCTGCTCATCATCTTCATGGTGGTCACGCCGATGCTTTCGAAGGGCGTGAGCGTCGACCTGGCGAAGACAATGAATCCGATCCCCATGAACGACGCCGACAAGGAAGATGCGGTCGTGGTTGCCATCACGCGCGATGGCAAAGTGTTCCTGGGTTCGAAACAGATCAACCCGGCCGACCTCGCGCCGAAAGTCAAGGATCTGCTGGCGAACCGGCTGGACAAGACCTGCTACATCAAGTCCGACGCCCGGGCCCGCTACGAGCGCGTGGTAGAAGTGGTGGACAACCTGCGCGCCGCTGGCGTGGACAGCATTGGCCTGCTGACTGAGCTTGACGCAAAGGCCAAGGCCAGGATGGAAGCTGCGGCTGCGGCTGGCGCCGCGACCCCATCCCAATAA
- the secD gene encoding protein translocase subunit SecD, whose product MKSLKWKAALIVAITLACLYGVFGLPRSKEELIANWRKNIRLGLDLRGGSMLVVQVQLQDAFKVEANTQIERLKEELTKQSIPYQSIAHNDPQTLADADKIAIEVRGIPAEKSQLFRNIVAELLPSWVLTPLSSTDYRLTMKPTEALALKEDTVKRAITTIESRINGLGLAEASVQRRGGAGSEAEILISLPGLDDPARVKNILQTAALLELYEVKDGPFPRQEDALAKYGGVLPLNTKLMRSAPRPGDPAGEGWYVVARTPVITGRDLRDARPAQDEFGKWETAFVLSQEAKGRFARFTEANIGNRLAIALDNQIRSAPVIQSRIEDQGRITGAASHQDASDLALVLRAGSLPAGIVYLQEQTVGPSLGADSIRKGLVAGLIGLVFVVIFMLIYYAGAGVNAVVALILNGVILIGCLAYLEAVLTLPGIAGIILLIGMAVDSNVLIFERIREELRAGKATMAAVDAGFSKAFLTIIDTHVATVVSCAFLFMFGTPAIRGFAVTLVIGLLANVFTSVFVSRAMFQFALARQGFNPRLSIGI is encoded by the coding sequence ATGAAAAGCCTGAAATGGAAAGCGGCTCTGATTGTGGCCATCACGCTGGCCTGCCTCTACGGGGTCTTCGGACTGCCCCGCTCCAAAGAGGAGCTCATCGCCAACTGGAGGAAGAACATCCGCCTCGGGCTCGACCTGCGCGGCGGCTCGATGCTGGTGGTCCAGGTGCAGTTGCAGGACGCCTTCAAGGTGGAAGCCAACACGCAGATCGAGCGGCTGAAGGAAGAGCTGACCAAACAGTCGATCCCCTACCAGTCCATCGCCCACAATGATCCGCAGACGCTGGCCGACGCCGACAAGATTGCCATCGAGGTCCGCGGCATCCCGGCCGAAAAGTCGCAACTGTTCCGCAACATCGTCGCCGAGCTGCTGCCGAGCTGGGTGCTGACGCCGCTCAGCTCCACTGACTACCGGCTGACGATGAAGCCCACCGAAGCGCTGGCGCTCAAGGAAGACACGGTGAAGCGGGCGATCACAACCATCGAAAGCCGCATCAACGGGCTGGGGCTGGCCGAGGCCAGCGTGCAGCGCCGCGGCGGCGCCGGCTCGGAGGCCGAGATCCTGATCTCGCTGCCCGGCCTCGACGATCCGGCGCGCGTGAAGAACATCCTCCAGACGGCAGCCCTGCTCGAGCTCTACGAGGTGAAGGACGGCCCGTTCCCGCGCCAGGAGGACGCGCTGGCCAAGTACGGCGGCGTGCTGCCGCTCAACACCAAGCTGATGCGGAGCGCGCCCCGGCCCGGCGACCCGGCCGGCGAGGGCTGGTACGTGGTGGCGCGCACGCCGGTGATCACCGGCCGCGACCTGCGCGACGCACGCCCCGCCCAGGACGAATTTGGCAAGTGGGAGACGGCCTTCGTGCTGTCGCAGGAAGCCAAGGGCCGCTTCGCCCGCTTCACCGAGGCCAACATCGGCAACCGGCTGGCCATCGCGCTGGACAATCAGATCCGCAGCGCGCCGGTCATCCAGAGCCGCATCGAGGACCAGGGCCGCATCACCGGCGCGGCCTCGCACCAGGACGCCAGCGATCTCGCGCTGGTGCTGCGCGCCGGCAGCCTTCCGGCCGGCATCGTCTATCTCCAGGAACAGACCGTCGGCCCCTCGCTCGGCGCGGACTCGATCCGGAAGGGGCTGGTGGCGGGCCTCATCGGCCTGGTCTTCGTCGTGATCTTCATGCTCATCTACTATGCCGGCGCCGGCGTGAACGCCGTCGTGGCGCTGATCCTGAACGGCGTGATCCTCATCGGCTGCCTCGCCTATCTGGAGGCGGTGCTGACGCTGCCGGGCATCGCCGGCATCATCCTGCTGATCGGCATGGCGGTGGACTCCAACGTCCTCATCTTCGAGCGCATCCGCGAGGAGCTGCGCGCCGGCAAGGCCACGATGGCGGCCGTGGACGCCGGCTTCAGCAAGGCGTTCCTGACGATCATCGACACGCACGTGGCCACGGTGGTGAGCTGCGCGTTCCTGTTCATGTTCGGCACGCCGGCCATCCGCGGTTTCGCCGTGACGCTGGTCATCGGCCTGCTGGCCAATGTGTTTACCTCGGTGTTTGTCTCCCGCGCCATGTTCCAGTTTGCGCTGGCGCGGCAGGGGTTCAACCCCAGGCTGAGCATCGGAATCTGA
- a CDS encoding protein TolR gives MGMAVGGSGKGPKADINMTPLIDVLLVLLIIFMVITPLTPKGLEALIPQPPPPNAPPPEVDRTVVIIINKDRSMMLNTEPISEDRLQERLMEVFKTRAERIVFVKADPDLEFQYVAKAIDIAKGAQMDKVGLMTAKVEAGE, from the coding sequence ATGGGAATGGCAGTTGGCGGCTCGGGCAAGGGCCCGAAGGCCGACATCAACATGACGCCGCTGATCGACGTCCTGCTCGTGCTGCTCATCATCTTTATGGTGATTACGCCGCTGACGCCCAAGGGGCTTGAGGCGCTGATTCCGCAGCCGCCCCCGCCCAACGCGCCGCCGCCTGAAGTCGACCGCACCGTGGTCATCATCATCAACAAGGATCGTTCGATGATGCTCAACACGGAGCCGATCAGCGAGGATCGTTTGCAGGAGCGTCTGATGGAAGTGTTCAAGACGCGGGCTGAGCGGATCGTCTTCGTGAAAGCGGATCCTGACCTCGAGTTCCAGTACGTGGCCAAGGCGATTGACATCGCCAAGGGCGCCCAGATGGACAAGGTCGGGCTGATGACGGCCAAGGTCGAGGCGGGCGAGTAA
- a CDS encoding (p)ppGpp synthetase codes for MPEIVAAFEKLEGKLKELRPHEDLALLRRAFEFAAQRHAGQKRASGEPYMAHPLAVAEILAEMQMDQVCLVTALLHDTLEDTTATLDEIRRQFGEEVARCVNGVTKLSKIEMHNREERQAESVRKMLLAMVEDIRVIIVKLADRLHNLRTLDSLPRERQERIAAETLELYAPIAHRLGMGKLRAELEDLGFRYLDADTWREVTEAIEERRRSSHLDLEEIRSHIQKRLAEEGIPARVEARIKRPWSVYQKLRRQKITIEQVYDLLGVRIITDSVKNCYAALGIIHQEWHPIPGRIKDFIAIPRPNLYQSLHTSVMGPGGVPFEVQIRTEQMHRLAEEGIAAHWKYKEGKKGPGEDDQRIAWLRQLVEWQREMRDPSDFMSNLKVDLYPEEVYCFTPKGKIVVLPRDATPVDFAYAIHTDVGHTCVGARVNGRMVPLKHPLRNGDVVEIITQAGSRPSRDWLSFVKTARARNKIRHVINATEREKAIELGQRLLEREARRLGVTLSRISRQQMEAVASEYGCAKIEDLHAALGWGKFSARQVLGKLAPEAAQEEQTAPPPETAPTRVRPGEEGDYVIQVKGVNDLLTYRAKCCNPIKGEPIVGYITRGKGVAVHSKNCPNVQNLMYEAERRIEVEWARTANTSFHVRLVVRTDDRAGMLNNLTQILFDDNVNIRSVEAHADDRNFDSAVVEMTIEVRDKKQLERLVQAMRRVPGVRDIERIH; via the coding sequence GTGCCGGAAATCGTCGCCGCTTTTGAAAAGCTCGAAGGAAAACTGAAAGAGCTGCGTCCGCACGAAGACCTGGCGCTGCTGCGGCGGGCCTTTGAGTTTGCGGCACAGCGCCATGCCGGCCAGAAGCGCGCCTCGGGGGAGCCCTACATGGCTCATCCGCTGGCTGTGGCGGAGATCCTGGCCGAGATGCAGATGGACCAGGTCTGCCTGGTCACGGCGCTGCTGCACGACACGCTCGAGGACACGACCGCGACCCTCGACGAGATCCGCAGACAGTTCGGCGAAGAAGTGGCGCGGTGCGTCAACGGCGTCACCAAGCTCAGCAAGATCGAGATGCACAATCGCGAGGAGCGGCAGGCTGAGAGCGTCCGCAAGATGCTGCTCGCGATGGTGGAAGACATCCGCGTCATCATCGTGAAGCTGGCCGACCGGCTCCACAATCTGAGGACGCTCGATTCGCTGCCGCGCGAGCGGCAGGAGCGGATCGCCGCTGAAACGCTGGAGCTGTACGCGCCCATCGCGCACCGGCTCGGCATGGGCAAACTGCGCGCGGAGCTGGAAGACCTGGGCTTCCGGTACCTGGACGCGGACACCTGGCGGGAAGTCACCGAGGCGATTGAAGAGCGGCGGCGCAGCAGTCATCTGGATCTGGAAGAGATCCGCAGCCACATTCAGAAGCGGCTGGCCGAGGAGGGCATTCCGGCCCGCGTGGAGGCGCGCATCAAGCGGCCATGGTCGGTCTACCAGAAGCTGCGCCGCCAGAAGATCACCATCGAGCAGGTATACGACCTGCTGGGTGTGCGGATCATCACGGACTCGGTGAAGAACTGTTATGCGGCGCTGGGCATCATTCACCAGGAATGGCATCCGATCCCCGGCCGCATCAAGGACTTCATCGCCATCCCGCGGCCGAACCTCTACCAGTCCCTGCACACTTCGGTGATGGGGCCAGGCGGGGTGCCGTTCGAGGTGCAGATCCGCACGGAACAGATGCACCGGCTGGCCGAGGAAGGCATTGCCGCCCACTGGAAATACAAGGAAGGCAAGAAAGGCCCGGGCGAGGACGACCAGCGCATCGCGTGGCTGCGGCAGCTCGTGGAATGGCAGCGCGAGATGCGCGACCCTTCGGACTTCATGTCGAACCTCAAGGTGGACCTGTACCCCGAGGAGGTGTACTGCTTCACGCCGAAGGGCAAGATCGTCGTGCTGCCGCGCGATGCGACGCCGGTCGATTTCGCCTATGCGATCCACACCGACGTGGGCCACACCTGCGTGGGGGCTCGTGTCAACGGCCGGATGGTGCCGCTAAAGCATCCGCTGCGCAACGGGGACGTGGTGGAGATCATCACGCAGGCCGGCAGCCGGCCCAGCCGGGACTGGCTGTCGTTTGTCAAGACGGCGCGCGCGCGGAACAAGATCCGCCATGTGATCAACGCGACCGAGCGCGAGAAGGCGATCGAGCTTGGCCAGCGGCTGCTGGAGAGGGAGGCGCGGCGGCTCGGGGTGACGCTCAGCCGGATCAGCCGCCAGCAGATGGAGGCCGTGGCGTCCGAGTACGGGTGCGCGAAGATCGAGGACCTGCATGCGGCTCTGGGCTGGGGGAAATTCTCGGCGCGGCAGGTGCTGGGCAAACTGGCGCCCGAGGCAGCGCAGGAGGAACAGACTGCTCCGCCGCCGGAGACGGCGCCGACGCGGGTCCGGCCGGGCGAGGAGGGCGACTACGTCATCCAGGTGAAGGGAGTCAACGACCTGCTCACCTACCGGGCCAAATGCTGCAATCCGATCAAGGGCGAGCCAATCGTCGGCTACATCACGCGCGGCAAGGGCGTGGCCGTTCACTCGAAGAACTGCCCGAATGTCCAGAACCTGATGTATGAGGCGGAACGGCGGATCGAGGTCGAGTGGGCGCGAACGGCGAACACGAGTTTCCATGTGCGGCTCGTGGTGCGCACCGACGACCGCGCCGGGATGCTGAACAATCTGACGCAGATCCTGTTCGACGACAACGTCAACATCCGCAGCGTGGAGGCGCACGCCGACGACCGGAACTTCGATTCGGCCGTGGTGGAGATGACCATCGAAGTTCGTGACAAGAAACAACTGGAACGGCTGGTCCAGGCCATGCGGCGGGTGCCGGGCGTGCGCGACATCGAACGAATCCACTAG